A DNA window from Rhizobium jaguaris contains the following coding sequences:
- a CDS encoding ArsC family reductase: MTITIYGIKNCDTMKKARTWLDSHGIAYDFHDYKAAGLDREHLERWIAHAGWETVLNRAGTTFKALPEEDRAGLTTDKAISLMLAQPSMIKRPVLEADGKLLVGFKPEIYAGAFEVDA, from the coding sequence ATGACGATTACCATTTACGGCATCAAGAATTGCGACACGATGAAGAAGGCGCGGACCTGGCTGGATAGCCACGGCATCGCCTATGACTTCCACGATTACAAGGCCGCTGGCCTCGACCGCGAGCATCTGGAACGCTGGATCGCGCACGCCGGCTGGGAAACAGTACTCAACCGCGCCGGCACCACCTTCAAGGCCTTGCCCGAAGAAGACCGCGCCGGCCTCACCACGGACAAAGCCATCAGCCTGATGCTGGCCCAACCTTCAATGATCAAGCGCCCGGTGCTGGAAGCGGATGGCAAATTGCTGGTCGGCTTCAAACCGGAGATCTATGCGGGCGCGTTCGAGGTGGATGCATAG
- a CDS encoding M14 family zinc carboxypeptidase — MDITEIVIDGDTPGIAWRLPVLHFAGSKPDAPKIYIQAALHAGELPGTALAHFLCERLRQAESEGAILSDIVVVPHANPIGAAQSHFGELQGRFDLGTRTNFNRDFPLISARDRHLLIENLERYSAADRLKRQLIHMALGADLVIDLHCDDESLQYAYIDDAFWPEAADLAAALNMDAVLLSDGESSAFEEAVSFAWKYEVPGEKKASLPGKLSVTVELRGTRDVYPELAKKDAEGLWRFLAARGAVRDDSVTLPAFTGPAVPLDNVEMIRAPQAGTVLFHRNIGERVEEGDLLATIITAPGMPNGTIDVHAPQAGLIVTRVSDRLVRRRGDLMKIGSDKPSVAARKPGTLED, encoded by the coding sequence ATGGACATCACAGAAATCGTTATCGACGGCGACACACCCGGAATCGCATGGCGGCTGCCGGTGCTGCATTTTGCGGGCAGCAAGCCGGATGCTCCGAAGATCTATATCCAGGCGGCGCTGCATGCCGGTGAGCTGCCGGGCACGGCGCTTGCTCATTTCCTCTGCGAGCGGCTACGACAGGCGGAGAGCGAAGGCGCGATTCTGAGCGATATCGTCGTTGTGCCGCACGCCAATCCGATCGGTGCGGCGCAATCGCATTTCGGCGAGCTGCAAGGACGTTTCGATTTGGGCACGCGCACCAATTTCAACCGCGATTTTCCGCTGATATCGGCTCGCGACCGCCATCTGCTGATTGAGAACCTGGAGCGCTACTCGGCCGCCGACCGGTTGAAGCGGCAGCTCATTCACATGGCGCTTGGCGCCGATCTGGTCATCGACCTGCATTGCGATGACGAATCCCTGCAGTATGCCTATATCGACGATGCTTTCTGGCCCGAAGCCGCCGATTTGGCGGCGGCGCTGAACATGGACGCGGTGTTGCTGTCGGACGGCGAAAGCTCGGCCTTCGAGGAAGCCGTCAGCTTTGCCTGGAAATACGAGGTACCCGGCGAGAAGAAGGCAAGCCTGCCGGGAAAACTGTCTGTCACCGTGGAATTGCGCGGCACGCGTGACGTCTATCCGGAGCTGGCGAAGAAGGATGCTGAAGGACTGTGGCGTTTCCTCGCTGCCCGTGGCGCGGTGCGCGACGACAGCGTCACCCTGCCCGCCTTTACCGGGCCGGCGGTGCCGCTCGACAATGTCGAGATGATTCGCGCTCCGCAGGCCGGCACCGTACTCTTCCATCGCAATATCGGCGAACGTGTCGAAGAGGGAGATCTGCTGGCAACGATCATTACCGCGCCAGGCATGCCGAATGGAACAATCGATGTCCACGCACCGCAAGCCGGTCTTATCGTCACCCGCGTTTCCGACCGCCTCGTGCGCCGCCGCGGCGACCTGATGAAAATCGGCAGCGACAAACCGAGTGTGGCAGCCCGCAAGCCGGGAACGCTGGAAGACTGA
- a CDS encoding LysR substrate-binding domain-containing protein has product MQSMDLNLLTALDALLQEGSVVAAARRMNLSAPAMSRTLSRIRQSLGDPVLVRAGRSLVPTPRALELQGRVRSLLEEAQSLMRPEASADISTLDRSFTLRTSDYVAGVFGARLIAVMAKTAPNITLRFAHEGKEDVNALREGHIDLDIGAVRESGPEIRVQSVLRDSFVGVVRKGHPLLEGEISPERFAAERHVSASRRGRTRGPIDDALEQLGLSRSVNFVVPGFYAALFTAASSDIVATMPSG; this is encoded by the coding sequence ATGCAATCCATGGATCTCAACCTTCTGACCGCCCTCGACGCCCTCCTGCAAGAGGGCAGCGTCGTCGCGGCCGCACGGCGGATGAACCTCAGTGCCCCTGCGATGAGCCGCACGCTGTCGCGCATCCGGCAATCGCTTGGTGATCCCGTCCTGGTACGGGCGGGGCGCAGTCTCGTGCCGACGCCGCGGGCGCTGGAACTTCAGGGCCGCGTGCGCTCGCTCCTCGAAGAAGCGCAATCGCTGATGCGGCCGGAAGCGTCCGCCGACATTTCCACGCTCGACCGCAGCTTTACGCTGCGCACGAGCGATTATGTCGCCGGCGTTTTCGGCGCTCGGCTGATTGCCGTAATGGCGAAAACGGCGCCGAACATCACCTTGCGTTTCGCCCATGAAGGCAAGGAGGACGTGAACGCGCTTCGCGAAGGCCATATCGATCTCGATATCGGCGCCGTGCGCGAAAGCGGCCCGGAGATCCGTGTCCAGTCGGTATTGCGCGACAGTTTCGTGGGCGTCGTCCGTAAGGGCCATCCGCTGCTCGAAGGCGAGATAAGCCCTGAGCGCTTCGCCGCCGAGCGCCATGTCAGCGCCTCGCGCCGCGGCCGCACACGTGGGCCGATCGACGATGCGCTGGAGCAACTTGGGCTCAGCCGCAGCGTCAATTTCGTCGTGCCCGGCTTCTATGCGGCCCTCTTCACCGCGGCCTCATCCGATATCGTCGCGACGATGCCATCCGGGTAG
- a CDS encoding MFS transporter codes for MSSTEAITADSPPSRAPLHLSPFVLIIFLGYGAIGLPLAALPIHVHEHLGYGTVMVGLVVALQSLATLLTRAFAGHLCDSHGGRTSVLLGAFFCAASGLFYLAGLWIGWAAGSLTLILIGRLVAGLGESLVITGILAWSIARVGASNTGKAMVWTGIGMYGAIAAGGATGLALYNAGGLAAVSLAVIAAPLVAILVAAALPAARGVGGARLPYYRVVGLIWRQGAGLALASIGFGAISAFIALDFQAQGWSGTGLGLAAFGIGYIVTRLFCGHFPDKFGSANVVVWSLLVELLGLGALWLAPGPAVAQAGALLTGAGYSLVFPSFGIEAVKRVPAANRGAALGAYVMFFDIGLAAAGPVTGTIAGHFGYPAAFGAGAIAVALALATRLAGPGRKV; via the coding sequence ATGTCGTCTACCGAAGCAATCACGGCCGACAGTCCGCCAAGTCGCGCGCCTCTTCATCTTTCGCCTTTCGTCCTCATCATTTTTCTCGGTTACGGCGCAATCGGACTGCCGCTTGCGGCCCTGCCGATCCATGTGCATGAACATCTTGGCTACGGCACGGTCATGGTCGGCCTCGTCGTCGCGCTGCAATCCCTGGCGACGCTTCTGACCCGCGCTTTCGCCGGACATCTCTGCGATAGTCATGGCGGCAGGACCTCTGTTCTATTGGGCGCTTTCTTCTGCGCAGCTTCCGGACTGTTCTATTTGGCCGGCCTCTGGATCGGATGGGCTGCCGGAAGCCTGACGCTTATCCTCATCGGGCGCCTCGTTGCCGGACTGGGGGAAAGCTTGGTCATCACCGGCATTCTCGCGTGGAGCATCGCCAGGGTCGGCGCCTCCAACACCGGCAAGGCCATGGTCTGGACCGGCATTGGCATGTATGGCGCTATCGCTGCCGGCGGTGCCACCGGCCTCGCTCTCTATAACGCCGGTGGTCTTGCCGCCGTTTCGCTTGCGGTTATCGCCGCGCCGCTCGTCGCCATTCTGGTGGCGGCCGCTTTGCCGGCGGCGCGGGGTGTCGGCGGTGCCCGCCTGCCATATTATCGCGTTGTCGGGTTGATTTGGCGTCAGGGTGCCGGTCTGGCGCTCGCCTCGATCGGTTTCGGCGCCATTTCCGCTTTCATTGCGCTCGATTTTCAGGCGCAAGGCTGGAGCGGCACGGGCCTCGGGCTAGCCGCTTTCGGCATCGGCTACATCGTTACACGCCTGTTCTGCGGCCATTTTCCCGACAAGTTCGGCAGCGCCAATGTCGTCGTCTGGTCGCTGCTGGTCGAGCTCCTGGGCCTTGGCGCGCTCTGGCTGGCACCCGGGCCGGCCGTCGCGCAGGCCGGTGCGTTGCTGACCGGCGCTGGATATTCGCTCGTATTCCCGTCTTTCGGCATCGAGGCGGTCAAGCGGGTGCCGGCTGCCAATCGCGGCGCAGCACTCGGCGCCTATGTGATGTTCTTCGATATCGGTCTTGCCGCCGCCGGGCCGGTGACGGGCACCATTGCCGGGCATTTCGGCTATCCGGCAGCCTTCGGCGCCGGAGCGATTGCGGTCGCCCTCGCGCTGGCCACACGATTGGCCGGTCCCGGCCGCAAGGTCTGA
- a CDS encoding MFS transporter: MNTASQTIQSTSTLSLLSIVSLTFFGYVAIGLPLAVLPTYVDSGLGFGVVWAGITISAQYVATIISRAQVGRLCDRYGPRRSVFLGFFAYGLSGALTLASALVSGVPAFSLTLLLVGRLALGVGESLVSTAAITWAIGLMGSRETVRIISWNGIATYGGIALAAPLGAWLEGQYGFFAMGAVTIGLAIAGLMLAQTRPPVAGVKEKGIGTGQVLSRIAPFGVALALASSGFGVVMAFVALFFHNRGWDGASLALSAFGLAFMGVRLGLAQAVARFGGLPLARVSLVLEIIGLMALALAPSSTVAIIGAALAGAGFAPIFPALGNEAIARVPSQNRGVALGLYSVFLDVALGSTGPIAGLLADHFGYAAPFLLGVGAVLLSLGMIMSLRKSTSV, translated from the coding sequence GTGAACACTGCCTCCCAGACCATTCAGTCCACTTCGACCCTATCCCTTCTTTCCATCGTTTCGCTGACCTTCTTCGGCTATGTCGCCATCGGGCTGCCGCTCGCCGTGCTGCCGACCTATGTCGATAGCGGGCTCGGCTTCGGCGTCGTCTGGGCCGGCATCACCATCAGCGCGCAATATGTGGCGACTATCATCAGCCGCGCGCAGGTCGGCCGGCTGTGCGACCGATACGGGCCGCGTCGTTCGGTTTTCCTCGGCTTCTTCGCCTACGGACTTTCCGGTGCTCTGACGCTGGCGTCAGCCTTGGTGAGTGGTGTTCCGGCATTCAGCCTGACGCTGCTGCTTGTTGGGCGGTTGGCGCTCGGCGTTGGTGAAAGCTTGGTCAGCACGGCGGCGATCACCTGGGCAATCGGGCTGATGGGATCACGCGAAACCGTGCGCATCATCTCATGGAACGGCATCGCCACCTATGGCGGCATCGCGCTTGCCGCACCCCTCGGTGCCTGGCTGGAGGGGCAATATGGTTTCTTCGCCATGGGCGCGGTGACGATTGGCCTGGCAATTGCCGGCCTGATGCTGGCACAGACGCGACCGCCTGTGGCCGGCGTCAAGGAGAAGGGCATCGGCACGGGCCAGGTCCTTAGCCGTATCGCGCCTTTCGGCGTGGCGCTGGCGCTTGCCTCCAGCGGTTTCGGTGTCGTCATGGCCTTCGTCGCCTTGTTTTTCCATAACCGTGGTTGGGACGGGGCTTCGCTGGCGCTGAGCGCCTTTGGCCTGGCCTTCATGGGCGTACGCCTCGGACTGGCGCAAGCCGTTGCCCGCTTTGGCGGCCTGCCGCTGGCGCGCGTGTCGCTGGTATTGGAGATCATCGGGCTGATGGCGCTGGCCCTTGCTCCCTCATCCACCGTCGCGATCATCGGGGCAGCACTCGCCGGAGCCGGCTTTGCTCCGATCTTTCCGGCGCTCGGAAATGAGGCAATAGCGCGTGTTCCATCGCAGAACCGCGGCGTGGCGCTCGGCCTCTACTCGGTTTTCCTGGATGTCGCGCTCGGAAGCACCGGCCCGATCGCCGGTCTGCTCGCCGATCACTTCGGCTATGCGGCGCCTTTCCTTCTCGGTGTCGGCGCCGTTTTGCTCAGCCTCGGGATGATCATGAGCCTGCGCAAGAGTACCAGCGTATAG
- a CDS encoding quinone oxidoreductase family protein, with amino-acid sequence MPLAIAITGSGSPETMTLVELPIAEPGPGQARIRQSISGVNFVDIYVRTGLYPLPPGQTVLGFEGAGVVEAIGSGVENLKVGDRVAYVSHPLGSYAEMRTLPASRLVRLPDDVSERLAGSTMLRGLTAHMLLHKVHPLQPGEWVLVHAAAGGVGQIVTRWAKRLGANVIATVGSGAKAEFAYEAGADAVLLHTSEDWVEETRRIADRRGVHLAIDGIGGTMLSQTLATVRPFGMVASLGEAAGPIPPIQIEELSPPRAIGLARPSVLTYANDPDLYQLGTKALMAELQAGLINPIGAEYALKDAARAHADLEAGRTTASVVLTM; translated from the coding sequence ATGCCCCTCGCCATCGCCATAACCGGTTCCGGCAGCCCTGAAACAATGACGCTCGTCGAGCTCCCCATCGCCGAGCCGGGACCCGGCCAGGCCCGCATCCGCCAAAGCATTTCCGGTGTCAATTTCGTCGATATCTATGTCCGCACCGGGCTCTATCCCCTGCCACCCGGCCAGACGGTTCTCGGCTTCGAGGGTGCAGGCGTCGTGGAAGCGATCGGCTCCGGCGTCGAGAACCTCAAGGTCGGCGATCGCGTCGCCTATGTCAGCCATCCGCTCGGAAGTTATGCCGAAATGCGTACCCTGCCGGCTTCTCGCCTGGTACGGCTGCCCGACGATGTCAGCGAGCGGCTTGCCGGCAGCACCATGTTGCGCGGCCTCACCGCCCATATGCTGCTCCACAAGGTCCATCCGCTGCAACCAGGCGAATGGGTTCTGGTGCACGCGGCGGCCGGCGGTGTCGGGCAAATCGTGACACGCTGGGCCAAGCGGCTCGGCGCCAACGTCATCGCCACTGTCGGTTCGGGAGCCAAGGCGGAATTTGCCTATGAGGCCGGGGCCGATGCCGTTCTCCTGCATACATCCGAGGATTGGGTGGAAGAGACACGTCGCATCGCCGACCGCCGAGGCGTACATCTTGCCATCGACGGCATCGGCGGTACGATGCTATCGCAGACGCTCGCCACCGTCCGTCCTTTCGGCATGGTCGCCAGCCTCGGCGAAGCCGCCGGCCCCATTCCCCCTATCCAGATCGAAGAATTGAGCCCCCCCCGCGCCATCGGTCTCGCTCGCCCCAGCGTGCTCACCTACGCCAACGATCCCGATCTCTATCAGCTAGGTACCAAGGCCCTGATGGCAGAATTGCAGGCCGGCCTGATCAATCCGATCGGCGCGGAATACGCGCTGAAAGACGCGGCCAGGGCGCATGCCGACCTCGAGGCAGGACGAACGACGGCGAGCGTCGTGTTGACGATGTGA
- a CDS encoding LysR family transcriptional regulator: MIDWQDLLHFTYLARTGSLSAAARELGVDHATVGRRIAALERALDLRLIDRRPRTSPLTADGRAIAELVAGMEDNVEAIRRYSKSAVAGLSAAVRISAPPSIAAHLIAPKAVGFRAEHPDITLTIAGVTRRAALDHGEADIAVRMSRPEESDLLVRRIGVMRFGLYAIPEIAKTPEQTWVFIGYDAALDHLTQQTWLRSLLAGRPIVFRAGDVFGQLRAARAGLGVVALPAFLGDGEAGLTRLSTEIPSPTRDLWLVTYPDLRRSPAIRAVMDFVSETIGRSCPLRDADGVV; the protein is encoded by the coding sequence ATGATTGATTGGCAGGACCTTCTCCACTTCACGTATCTTGCACGCACCGGCTCGCTCTCGGCCGCTGCGCGCGAGCTTGGTGTTGATCATGCTACCGTCGGCCGGCGGATCGCCGCGCTGGAACGCGCGCTTGATCTCCGCCTGATCGACCGCAGGCCGCGCACCTCGCCGCTGACGGCCGACGGTCGGGCGATCGCAGAACTGGTGGCAGGTATGGAGGATAATGTCGAAGCGATCAGACGTTATTCGAAAAGCGCCGTTGCCGGACTTTCCGCCGCCGTCAGGATCAGTGCGCCGCCTTCCATCGCCGCCCACCTCATCGCCCCGAAGGCGGTCGGTTTCCGCGCCGAACATCCCGATATCACGCTGACGATCGCCGGCGTGACCCGCCGCGCCGCCCTTGATCATGGCGAAGCCGATATCGCCGTGCGCATGTCGCGCCCGGAGGAGAGCGATCTCCTGGTGCGGCGCATCGGCGTCATGCGTTTCGGGCTTTATGCCATCCCCGAGATTGCAAAAACGCCCGAGCAGACTTGGGTCTTCATCGGCTATGATGCGGCGCTCGATCATCTGACACAGCAGACCTGGCTGCGCAGCCTGCTTGCCGGCCGCCCTATCGTCTTTCGGGCCGGCGACGTGTTCGGCCAGCTGCGGGCCGCACGCGCCGGTCTCGGCGTCGTTGCGCTGCCTGCCTTCCTCGGCGACGGCGAAGCCGGCCTCACACGTCTTTCGACGGAGATCCCGTCACCGACGCGCGACCTCTGGCTCGTTACCTATCCCGATCTTCGCCGCTCCCCGGCGATCCGGGCGGTTATGGATTTTGTCAGTGAGACGATCGGCAGAAGCTGTCCGCTTCGAGACGCGGACGGGGTTGTGTAG
- a CDS encoding SulP family inorganic anion transporter: MMKLSDWPVVNKADVIAGISVAGLMLPEAVAYAGIAGLPPHRAILAGIAGCLVYAIFGRSRFAIVSPTSSSAAILAATLAVVPGDATVKAGLATVAVALAGILFVVAAALRLGGITGFISRPVLRGFALGLAITIILHQLPILVGVSVQGSNIFSYAGALFAAIPRWNLASVAVGIVALVALQLLKRLPGVPGAFIVLAAGILASSAFDLAGHGVKLVGTIDILPQWPSLPDAGWFAYSRLAQFTVPLVLILFAESWGTMRALALRYGDALEVNRELGALGFANIASAIVQGMPVGAGFSAGFASEAAGAKTRATAAIAAIGLAILIASAGPLVARLPEPVLAAVVIAALMHALDPGPILRLRRLHRDFYVALGAAAGVLIFGVLNGMLLAIAFSLVAMMHRLASPYVARLGRLGDSHNFVDVSRHPEATEARGIAIWRPGEPLFFGNADTILGEILRRSRAEAGLKAVVLSLEESFDLDSSALDALMEFDTAMRTAGIRVQFARAHDRARDLMAAAGMTNLDSRCSFSVDDAAAAVAIPPTVSV; this comes from the coding sequence ATGATGAAGTTGAGTGACTGGCCTGTGGTAAACAAAGCCGATGTGATCGCGGGCATATCGGTTGCCGGCCTGATGCTGCCGGAAGCAGTCGCTTATGCCGGTATCGCCGGGCTGCCGCCGCATCGAGCCATTCTCGCCGGTATCGCCGGCTGTCTCGTCTACGCGATTTTCGGACGCAGCCGCTTCGCCATCGTCTCGCCGACCTCCTCATCCGCCGCGATTCTTGCCGCGACACTGGCGGTTGTTCCGGGAGATGCCACCGTCAAGGCTGGCCTTGCGACGGTCGCTGTTGCGCTTGCCGGCATCCTTTTCGTCGTCGCCGCTGCGCTGCGCCTCGGCGGTATCACAGGCTTCATCTCACGCCCGGTGCTGCGCGGCTTCGCACTGGGACTGGCGATTACCATCATCCTGCATCAATTGCCGATTCTCGTCGGCGTCTCCGTGCAAGGCTCGAATATCTTCAGCTATGCAGGCGCCCTGTTCGCGGCGATCCCGCGATGGAACCTCGCAAGCGTCGCTGTCGGCATTGTGGCTCTGGTGGCACTGCAGTTGCTGAAGCGGCTGCCGGGCGTTCCCGGCGCTTTCATCGTGCTCGCCGCCGGCATTCTTGCGTCCTCTGCTTTCGATCTCGCCGGCCATGGTGTCAAACTGGTCGGAACAATCGATATCCTGCCGCAATGGCCTTCGCTTCCCGATGCCGGCTGGTTCGCCTACTCGCGGCTGGCGCAGTTTACGGTGCCCCTAGTGCTCATTCTCTTCGCCGAATCCTGGGGCACGATGCGGGCCTTGGCGTTGCGCTATGGCGATGCCCTCGAGGTCAATCGCGAACTCGGAGCACTGGGCTTTGCCAATATCGCCAGCGCGATCGTCCAGGGCATGCCGGTCGGCGCCGGCTTTTCGGCGGGTTTCGCCAGTGAAGCGGCGGGGGCGAAGACGCGCGCAACCGCTGCCATTGCCGCAATCGGCCTTGCTATCCTCATCGCCAGCGCCGGGCCGCTGGTCGCACGGCTGCCGGAACCGGTGCTGGCCGCGGTGGTGATCGCGGCCCTCATGCATGCACTCGACCCCGGCCCGATCCTTCGCCTGCGGCGGCTCCATCGCGATTTCTATGTCGCGCTCGGCGCCGCAGCCGGCGTCCTGATCTTCGGCGTCCTCAACGGCATGCTGCTGGCGATCGCGTTCTCGCTGGTTGCGATGATGCATCGATTGGCCTCTCCCTATGTGGCACGCCTCGGACGGCTGGGAGACAGCCATAATTTCGTCGACGTCAGCCGCCACCCGGAGGCGACAGAAGCGCGCGGCATAGCCATCTGGCGCCCCGGCGAGCCGCTATTTTTCGGTAATGCCGATACGATTCTTGGCGAGATTCTAAGGCGTAGCCGCGCAGAAGCGGGACTGAAGGCCGTGGTGCTCAGTCTGGAGGAAAGTTTCGATCTCGACAGCTCCGCACTGGATGCTTTGATGGAATTCGATACCGCCATGCGCACCGCCGGCATCCGCGTGCAATTCGCTCGTGCCCATGATAGAGCCCGTGACCTCATGGCTGCGGCCGGAATGACCAACCTTGACAGCCGCTGCAGCTTCAGTGTCGACGACGCGGCTGCGGCGGTGGCTATACCGCCCACCGTCTCAGTGTAG
- a CDS encoding 2'-5' RNA ligase family protein has protein sequence MTAIAIAAAKTIRHFEFTLVFDHVLSFRQPSHPLVLCPTDGVKAFRRLQLELGIAIYEAGLPVGLDPSYQPHITLQYGRTPIPRIDLEKPITWTVREFVLVRSLQGQGKHEYEGPWPLH, from the coding sequence ATCACCGCCATCGCGATAGCCGCGGCGAAAACCATCCGGCACTTCGAGTTCACGTTGGTTTTCGACCATGTTCTCAGTTTCCGCCAACCATCACATCCGCTGGTACTTTGTCCAACTGACGGCGTGAAGGCATTTAGGAGGCTTCAGCTTGAACTCGGGATCGCAATTTACGAGGCTGGCTTGCCCGTTGGTCTCGATCCGAGCTACCAGCCCCATATAACGCTTCAGTACGGCCGCACACCCATTCCAAGGATTGATTTGGAAAAACCAATCACGTGGACGGTGCGGGAATTCGTGTTGGTCCGGAGCTTACAAGGTCAGGGTAAGCACGAATACGAGGGCCCTTGGCCTCTACACTGA
- a CDS encoding methylated-DNA--[protein]-cysteine S-methyltransferase, protein MNETTQHYLIFETAGGFCGIAWNDIGITRFQLPTKSADATERLMLRRLPYARPGVPTPDVVEAVAAVKRYFAGEEIDFSSIKLDLSEQDDFFKQIYAAARQVGWGHTTTYGALAKQLGAGPEAARDVGQAMARNPVALIIPCHRVLAAGGKIGGFSAPGGSSAKARMLELEGVQLAPLKPVQQTLGF, encoded by the coding sequence ATGAACGAGACAACGCAACATTATCTGATCTTCGAAACCGCTGGCGGTTTCTGCGGAATTGCGTGGAACGATATCGGCATAACGCGCTTCCAACTGCCGACGAAAAGCGCCGACGCGACCGAGCGCCTCATGCTTCGCCGCCTGCCGTATGCCAGGCCCGGCGTACCGACGCCCGATGTGGTGGAAGCGGTTGCTGCCGTGAAGCGCTATTTCGCTGGCGAGGAGATCGACTTCTCCAGCATCAAGCTGGACCTTAGCGAGCAGGACGATTTCTTCAAGCAGATCTATGCCGCCGCGCGGCAGGTGGGATGGGGACACACAACCACCTATGGCGCGCTCGCCAAACAGCTCGGCGCCGGGCCGGAAGCCGCGCGCGACGTCGGCCAGGCCATGGCCAGGAACCCCGTGGCGCTGATCATCCCCTGCCACCGCGTCCTGGCCGCCGGCGGCAAGATAGGCGGCTTCTCGGCGCCCGGCGGTTCGAGCGCCAAGGCTCGCATGCTGGAACTGGAAGGCGTGCAGCTCGCGCCGCTGAAGCCTGTGCAGCAAACGCTGGGTTTCTGA
- a CDS encoding VOC family protein, whose protein sequence is MEEITNTRVLFIAGFGPIVREAAASRQLYAQTFGIPFKEEKGGYLHTEALKGAQTFALWPLSEAAQSCYGKDSWPSDVPVPQAWIEFDVDNVEKATAELESRGYRMLVKNKKEPWGQTVSRFIGPEGLLVGVTFTPWMREET, encoded by the coding sequence ATGGAAGAAATCACAAACACCAGAGTCTTGTTCATCGCGGGCTTCGGCCCGATTGTCCGTGAGGCGGCGGCAAGCCGCCAGCTATACGCCCAGACATTCGGTATTCCCTTCAAGGAGGAGAAAGGTGGTTACCTCCACACCGAGGCGCTCAAGGGAGCGCAGACTTTCGCCCTGTGGCCGCTCTCTGAGGCCGCTCAGTCCTGTTACGGGAAGGACTCCTGGCCCAGCGATGTTCCTGTCCCGCAAGCCTGGATTGAGTTTGACGTCGACAATGTCGAAAAGGCTACGGCGGAGCTTGAATCACGAGGTTATCGAATGCTGGTCAAGAACAAGAAGGAACCGTGGGGTCAGACTGTAAGTCGCTTCATTGGGCCAGAAGGATTATTGGTCGGGGTCACCTTTACCCCATGGATGCGAGAAGAGACGTAG
- a CDS encoding class I SAM-dependent methyltransferase — translation MTDTLDSVRDHYHATGLTERLRTALAALGPENQRLTPRQLGALDQFHTRGLTATAELAKLAGITADMSVLDVGSGVGGPARFLAEAYGCQVAGVDLSEPFVDAARYLTERTGQSAQASFQTGNALELPFDDDCFDVVLLQHVAMNISDRARLYGEIRRVLKSGGRFATYDVVLNGGEPHYPVPWARTPATSFLLTAAATREAIEAVGFRNVAWQDDTGAAKAWIAELRESGPPPSPNLGVVIGADFAQLVANLGRNLMEGRLGILTAVFEAV, via the coding sequence ATGACCGATACCCTTGATAGCGTTCGCGACCACTATCATGCGACCGGCTTGACCGAGCGGTTGAGGACAGCACTCGCGGCCCTCGGGCCGGAGAACCAGCGGCTCACGCCCCGGCAACTGGGTGCTCTCGACCAGTTTCACACGCGCGGCCTCACAGCAACCGCCGAGCTTGCCAAGTTGGCTGGAATCACCGCCGACATGTCGGTCCTGGATGTCGGCTCGGGCGTCGGCGGGCCGGCGCGCTTCCTGGCTGAAGCCTATGGCTGTCAAGTTGCGGGCGTCGACCTCAGCGAGCCGTTCGTCGATGCGGCGCGCTATCTGACCGAGCGGACGGGACAGAGCGCGCAGGCGTCGTTCCAGACCGGAAATGCGTTGGAGCTTCCATTTGACGATGACTGTTTCGACGTCGTGTTGCTGCAGCATGTGGCAATGAACATTTCCGACCGAGCGCGCCTCTACGGCGAGATCCGGCGCGTGCTGAAGTCAGGCGGCAGGTTTGCCACCTATGACGTCGTGTTGAACGGCGGCGAGCCGCACTATCCCGTCCCTTGGGCGCGAACGCCGGCAACGAGCTTCCTACTCACGGCCGCCGCGACGCGCGAGGCCATTGAGGCGGTCGGTTTTCGCAACGTCGCGTGGCAAGACGACACCGGGGCCGCCAAGGCCTGGATCGCCGAGCTGCGCGAGTCGGGGCCGCCACCCTCGCCAAATCTCGGTGTGGTGATAGGAGCGGACTTCGCGCAGCTTGTCGCCAACTTGGGACGAAATCTCATGGAAGGCCGGCTCGGCATCCTGACCGCAGTGTTCGAGGCCGTGTGA